GCGGTTTATTTCATTGGCAGATACATCCTCGGGTAAGTATGTCTTGATGATAGGCTCAAGTTTTGTGTATATTTCTTGCGAAGTCATGTACTTTAAATTTTTTTAAAGATAGCACATGCGTTCACATCACCAAAACCAAAGCTGGCTTTGGCAATGGTTTGTAACGATGTTTTTTGCGTTTTCATCGAAATTTTTTCCGAAGAAATCAAAGAAGCTATTTTTGGATGCAGATTTTCACAATTTACGTTCGGAAAAACAAACCCTTCGTGAAGTTGAAGAATTGCAGAAACAATTTCTATACTTCCGCTTGCTGCCAAACAATGCCCCACCATTCCTTTCAATGAATTTATAAAAGGGAACTGATTTCCCTTTCTGTTCAATGCAATACTCCAGTTTTCTATTTCATCGGGATCTTTAATAGTTGCGGTAAGATGACCATTTATATAATCTATTTCCCAAGCTGCTGTATTTGAGTTATCCAAGGCATCTTTTATACATTTTTGAATGGCCAGACTATTGGGAGCAGTCATACTGCCACCGCATCTTTGCCCGCCATTGTTTACTGCCCCGCCAAGGATTTCGGCATAAATGGTAGCACCTCTTTGTTGTGCGCTCTCCAAGGATTCCAGCAAATAGGCCCCTGCCCCACTGCCAGGCACAAAACCGCTCGCATCTGCACTCATCGGGCCAGCAACTTCATTTGGCGAATGGTTGTATTTATAGGTAGTAACTTTCATGGCATCAAAGCCGCCCCAGATATAAGGTCCAGAATCGCTAGTACTGCCACAAAGCATGAACTTAGCCTTTCCAGAG
The Aequorivita iocasae genome window above contains:
- a CDS encoding beta-ketoacyl-[acyl-carrier-protein] synthase family protein; protein product: MKKRVVITGLGVVSPNGVGISAFSEAIKKGVSGIAFVPELRDLNFSCQLGAIPKISEEKKREYLSDLQLRNFNSSGILYGVIAGMDALKDAKITPATTEEAPLWDLGIIFGTGTSGVDKFREAIYKIDDKNVRRLGSTSVAQTMTSGVSAYLGGLIGAGNMVTANSSACATGTEALLMGYEHIASGKAKFMLCGSTSDSGPYIWGGFDAMKVTTYKYNHSPNEVAGPMSADASGFVPGSGAGAYLLESLESAQQRGATIYAEILGGAVNNGGQRCGGSMTAPNSLAIQKCIKDALDNSNTAAWEIDYINGHLTATIKDPDEIENWSIALNRKGNQFPFINSLKGMVGHCLAASGSIEIVSAILQLHEGFVFPNVNCENLHPKIASLISSEKISMKTQKTSLQTIAKASFGFGDVNACAIFKKI